GTGACCGCGGCCGCAAACGACGCGATGACCGCGACTGGAACACCCGAAATCGTCTCGCTCTACCCGAATCCCGTCGCGGACGAGGATGCCGGGGAGTTCGTCGTCCTCCAGATTCCCGACCGGACGAACCTCTCTGCGTGGGCGCTCGCCGACGGCGAAGCGACCGTCTCGCTCCCGAACGCGACCGTTTCGGGTCGGGTCGCCGTCTCGACCGCCCCCGAGTTCGCGCGAAACCTGACCGACGCTCGCGTCCTCGCGCTCGACGGTCACTTCTCACTGGCGAACGGCGGCGAGACGGTCCGACTGGTTCGCGGAAACAGAACCATAGGGAGTGTCACGTACGAAAACGCTCCCGAGAGCGAACGCTGGCACCGAACGACCGGCGACGACCGCTGGCGGTGGACGCCCCTCGGTGCGACGGACTTCGGCGTCGCCCGGACCGGACCGACCGAAGCGCGGGCGTTCGTCCTGCCCGACGCGCCCAACGTTCCCGTCGAGACGCTTCGCTCGGCCGACCGGCGCATCCTGCTGGCGGGCTACAGCTTCGCTTCCCCACGAGTCGCCGACCTGCTGGCCGACGCCGCAAGCAGGGGCGTCTCCGTCCGCGTGCTGGTGGACGGCGCGCCGGTCGGCGGTCTCACCCGGCGGTCAGCAAAGATTCTCGACTCGCTGGTCGCCCGCGGCGTCGAAGTTCGTGTCCTCGGCGGGCCGCGCGCCCGCTACGACTTCCACCACCCGAAGTACGCCGTCGCGGACGACCGCGCGCTCGTACTGACCGAGAACTGGAAGCCATCGGGGACCGGCGGCCACGCGAACCGCGGGTGGGGCGCGGTCGTACGGAGCGAGGCGGCCGCGGGCCGCCTCGCAGAGGTGTTCGAGGCTGATGCCGACTACCGGGGCGCGAAATCGTGGTCCGAATTCCGTCGGGGAGAGAGCTTTACCCCCGCCGACGGCACACCCGCGAACGAGACGTACCCGTCGAAGGTCACACCGAGCAATATTACGGTTGCTTCGAGCAGTGTTCTCGTTGCTCCCGACAATGCAGAGGATGCTTTACTCGACCGACTCGACGCCGCCGACGAGTCCATTCGCGTCCAGCAGGTCTCGGTCGGCGGGCGAAGACACTCACTCCTTCGTGCGACCCTCCGGGCCGCGCGCCGAGGCGTCGAGGTCGATGTACTGCTGAGTAGCGCGTGGTACGTCAAGGAAGACAACGAAAAGTTGGTCAAGTGGCTGAACGGGCGCGCCGAGAGAGAAGACCTGCCGCTCGACGCGCGCCTCGCCGACCCGCGAGGACGCTACGAGAAGATTCACGCCAAGGGCGTGGTCGTGGACGGCGAGACGGCGGTGGTCGGAAGTTTGAACTGGAACAACAACTCGGCACGGGAGAACCGAGAAGTCGCCGTGCTGTTACACGGCGAGGAGGCGGGCGCGTACTACGCCGACGCCTTCGACGCCGACTGGGAGGCGAGCGCGGGCGAAGGCGGATACGGCGGGTCGAATCGCGTTCCGGTCGGCCTGCTCGCGGCGGTGGCTATCGGTGCCGTCGTCGCAATTCTGGTCGCAAAACGGGAGGTGGTCTTCGAGAAGCGCCGCTAACTCAGTCGTCCTGCTCGTGACCGACGGTCGTACTCTGCAACGCCTCGTCGAGTTCGGCGTCGGCCATCTTCTCGACCAGCGCGTCCAGCACTTCCTCGCGCATGCCGGGGACGAACTTGATGGACCCGACGACGAGGTGGCCGCCGCCCGAGACGCCGCCGCCGACGATTTCCTCGTTGAGTTCCGTCACCATCTCGGGGATGTCGAGGCGCACGCCGTCGCTCCGGAGAACTGCGAAGTCCGGCCCGTAGCCGATGGTGATGACCGGTTCGCCGGTCTCTTGGACCTTCCGGTCGTGGATTTCGCCCGTGGTCTTGCCCGGCGCGGGGTAGGTGAACCGGTGGGCGTGGTTCTCCACGTCGATGCGGTAGAGGTTCGCGTCGCTCTCCAGACGCTCGTGTTCGACGTGAGGCATGGCGGCGTCGAGTTGGTCCTCGACCTCGGACTCGGCAGTCTCCGAGAGGAACGAGACGAGTTCGCGGTGGCGCTCGTCGCCATCTCCGTTACCGACGTTCAGCACGTCGTTGATGAGGTTGCGCCCGGCGTCGTACTTCAGCCAGTGGGCCTCGTAGTCCAGCGCCTCGCCCACGTCGCGGAGGAAGGCCTCTTCGTAGCCCTCAGACTCGGCGAGTTCCACGTAGTCGGTCATCGCGTCGGCCTTCGAGCGGTCACAGAGTCCCGCGACCGCGGGGACGTGGCGGAGTTCCTCGGTGATGGGCGGCCAAATCATCCGCGCCAGTTCGACGCACATCATCCCGGTCGTGATGCGGTAGTCCTCGTCGTAGAGGTACGGATTGACGTGGTTGTCCACGTAGGGTTCGACCGCCTCCGGGTCGGGGTGATGGTGATCGACAACGACGATGGGGATGTCGTAGTGTGCGAGGTTCTTGTACGCGGGCACGTCCTCGGCGGTGCTCCCGTTGTCGAGCATCAGCAGGAGCGGGAGTTTCTGGCCGTGACGGGCCTGATCTTCGAGCGCGAAGTTCAGGTCGCGGGTCACGTCCTCCATCTCGTAGAAGGGTGCCTTGCTCGGCAGGCGCTTGAAGAGGTGGCGCTTGGCCTCGGGGTCTTGGTGAGTCTCCTCGATGAACTGCTCCAAGGCGTACTGGACCGGAATCGAGGCGCACATCCCGTCGCCGTCAGCGTGGTGGCGCACGCGGATGGGCCGACTTTCGAGGACGGTCCGGCGAAGTTGGCGCGCGACTTCTTCGAGGTCGGGGAACATCTGGGTCAGCGCGGGCCACTCCACGAGCGGTTCGGTCTCGTGGGGCTGGGCGCGCTCGTCGAGCGCGGCCGAGAGGCGCTCGCGCACGTCGTCGGCCTCGCCGTCGGTCAGCACGTCCAGCGAATCGACTTCGACCTGTAGGGAGTTGCCGCGCTCGTCTACCTGCCCGGTCACGCGAACCACGTCGTCGATTTCGACCTCGGGGTACGCGCGGACGCCAGCCTCCTCGAACGCGGCGCAGGGGACCACGCCGGTCTCGTCGCTGACGTGGAAGATGGTCGGGCCGCCAGTCTGCTTTATCTGGACGATTTCGCCTTCGAGGTGGACGGTTTCGCCGACCGCGTCCGAGAGGTCGCCCGCGTCGGAGATGTCGTAGTCGTGGCCGACTTCGACGGTCTCGTAGTCGTCGAGTTCCACGGGGTCGAAGCTGAGGTCGCCGTTCTCCCGAATCTCGGTCAATTCCACCACGAGATCGTCGCCGACCGCGTAGCTACCCTCGTAGTTCGACTCGTGAGCGAGTCCGGAGACCGACTCCGAGAGGTCCACGAACACGCCGTAATCGACCACGCCGTTGACGGTGGCGTGGTAGTAGTTGCCCTCTGAAACGTCTTCGAGGGTGCAGGCCGGGTCGAGGTCGTAGACGACGACCTCGCCCGAGTCAGCGGTAGATGTCATTCTTGCCCGTAGTTTCGGTTCGGTCGATTTTAAGGGTTTGCAAGTAGCCACAGGACGCCCCGTTCTGGTCGGGAGCAATTCGCGTCGTTCTTCGGGGTTCTATCCGGCTCAGAGCTTCATGCGCCGACTTCCGGATTCCGATTCTGAGGGGTCTCGCTCGTTCTCCGAGTCTCGTTCGCGCTCGGTGGACTGTTCGGCCCGGCGCGTGCGGGCGTCTGCGCGAACGGTGCACGGCGCTCCGCGCCGCGACAAGCGAGCGGTGGAACCGCAAGCAGACGTGAGCGCACGGCTCGTCGGACGTGGTTTGTCCGACGGCGCGACGCCGTGGGCGACGCGCCCATCCGCGCGAGGGCTGAGCATCGGAGCGAACGAAGTGACCGAGAAGCACAAGCGGTTGGGGAGGCGTGAGGCTGATGCGAGGCGGCGCGGTGCATACGGTGGTGTTGCGGCCGACTCTTTTCGTCAAGCCTGAAGATAGCGTCTCTACGAGCAATATATCCGTGCTTCTCGACCCGAACGTCCGTTCGCCTAGCGGTTCGCAACCTTTAGAACGCGCCCGACCGGAGTTTCGACCATGCGGTTGTTCCGGTCGAGCGAAATCCTCGGCATCGCCGAAGACGCCATGCAGTTCGCGTTGGCGGCGTCCGAGGACGCTCACCCTCACGAGTATATGGGCTTTCTCCGCGGCGAGGACGCGCGGTCGCTCGGACTCGAACGCGACGGGACCGTCATCACCGACGTGCTGGTCATCCCCGGCACGGAGACCAACTCGGTGAGCGCCACCGTCAAGACGAGCCAAGTGCCCAACGACTTCAACTCCGTCGGGTCGGTCCACTCCCACCCGAACGGGGTCTTGAAGCCGAGCAAAGAGGACTTGGCCACCTTCGGCAGAGGGAAAGTCCACATCATCATCGGCTACCCCTACGAACGTGGGGACTGGCAGGCGTTCGACCGGGAGGGCGAACCGCGAGACCTCGACGTGCTCGACGTGTCGCTCCCCGAGGGCGAATCGTTCTTCGATTTCACGCAGGCCGACATCGACGCCGAGTTAGACTACAACTTCGACGAGGACGCGGACGCACCGTGACTGACGAGGATTTAGCATGACTGACGAGAACACAGCATCGACCGAGGAGGCCGGAGCATGACCCACGTCATCGCACAGGGAACGTTCGATATTCTCCATCCCGGACACGTCCACTACCTCCGGGATGCGAGGGCGTTCGGCGACCGACTCACGGTCATCGTCGCCAGACGGGAGAACGTCACCCACAAAGCACCGCCGATACTGCCGAACCGCCAGCGCCGCGATATGGTCGCGGCGCTCGACCCGGTGGACGACGCGCGCGTCGGCCACCCCGACGACATCTTCGCGCCCATCGAGGAACTGGACCCGGACGTTATCGCGCTGGGCCACGACCAGCACCACGACGCCGCGGCCATCGAGGACGAACTCGCTCGGCGCGGCATCGACTGCGAGGTCCGGCGTGCGAGTCCACTCGACCCGGCCTACGAGGGCGAACTGCTCTCGACGGGCCACATCATCGACCGGATTGTAGAACAGCGAGACGGCGAGTAAGAGCGGTTGGGTTCGGCGTTTCTACAAGAGGTTAGTTTGTTCCTACAGCGAGTCCCACGCCTTGAGCGCGCGCGGGAGCGAACTCACGTCCGCAATCCAGCGCGCGGCGACGGCCTTCTTGAGGAACTTCGCGGGGTAGGAGTTGAACGTCCGGAACGGAACCGAGACGCCACCGGCCTGCACGTCGTGGGCGACGGCAGTCTCGCCGATGGAGATGAGCGTCCCCTTGTCCTCGTAGGACCACGTTTCGAGCGGTTGGTCGTTGATGGCGCGAGCGATGTTCTCCCCGACGACTTCGGCGGCCTGCCACGCGGCCTGCGCGGTCGGCGGCGCGGGGTTCTCGCCCTGGTCGATGATGGCCGAGTCGCCGATGGCGAAGACGTTCTCGTCGCTGGTCTGGAAGGTAGACTCGGAGGTGACGCGGTTGTGTTCGTTGTCGAGGTCGGTGTCGTCGAGCGCGTCCTGCCCGGTGATGCCGCCGGTCCAGACGAACACGTCGTAGTCGAGCGGGTCGCCCTCGTCGAAGTGGATGGCGTCCTCGTCGGCCTCCGTGATGGGGTCGTCGGTCAGGATTTCGACGTCGGCTTCTTCGAGGTGTCGCCGGACCGTGCCCTGCAACTCCGAGTCCTGTCCGGGCATGATCTCTTCGAGCGCTTCCACGAGGTAGATGTCGATGGGCGCGCGGTGTTCGTCGCGGTACTCCGCGACCTCGCCCGCGCTCTGGATGCCCGAGAGACCTGCACCGCCGATGACGACCTTTGCGGGGTCGTTGCGCGAGGCCGTCGAGGCGGCGTCTTTGACCTGCTGGTGAATCTCGTGGGCGTCGTCCAGACTCTTGAGCGTCAGGGCGTTCTCCTCCATGCCGGGGATGCCGTAGTAGGCGGTCTGGCTCCCGATTCCGACCACTAGGTAGTCGTATTCGACGGCGTCGTCGCCGTCGAGTTCGACCGTTTGGTCGTCCGTATCGACGCTCTCGACGCGGGCCTGCACGAATCGCGTACTCGGGCTAGCGATGTCGCCGACCGGAATCGTGATGTCGTCTTCGACTCTCGGGTCACGGATGACGCGGTGCGCTTCGTGAAGAACGAGGTGGTAGTTGTTCTCGGAAATCCACGTCAGTTCTACGTCCGCATGCTCCAACTCGTCTTCGAGGCTCTGAACCGCGCCTGCACCAGCGTAACCCGCGCCGACCACGACGACTTTCTCAGTCATATCAACATCTCCGAAGGCCGGGGATACAAAGGCTTTGAAACCCCGGAACGAATGAGAGAGAGTACCTATCACGAAAAAATGAAAGAGAGATATCAGTATCGGGCGATAAATACGAGATGTAGAGCGGAGTTAGTGTTCAGGTTCCTCGGCGGGGGCTTCCATCGATTCGAGCTTCAGAATTAGGATGTTGTTCGTGTCGTCTTTCCCGTCCACGGACCCGTGGATGACGAGTTTCGAGAGGGGCGTCGGTCCGACGCGGACGCTGTCGCCCTCGTGAAACTGCCCCACCGACCCGCGGACGTGGATTTCGGCTCGGCAGAGTTCCGGGTGGTGGACGCTGGCGAGGTCGATTTCCTCGACGTTGAGGTCTTCGAGCAGTTCGCCGTCAAGAGCGATGGGGACCTCTGCCTCTTGGTCCATGTTCTGGACGCCGAGCGCATCGAACGCGTTGGCCGTCGGCTTGTACCCGCCTTTCGGACCGGGGACGCCTTCGACGAGTTGGAGGGCCTTGAGACTCTGCATCTGGTTCCGAATAGTACCGGGGTTCCGATCGACTTCGTCGGCGATATCTTCACCTTTTACGGCGTCCTCGGTCTCGCGGTGGAGGTCCACGAGCGCGCGGAGGATCTTCTTTTGACTCGCCGTCAGTTCGATTGTGGACATTGACCCATCGTTGGCGACAGATAGGCTTAAATGCGACGGACCGGCCGACGGCGCGACGGGCGTCGGAATTCCGACGGACTGACAGGTGGTCACCCGTGCCCGGAGAGCGGAGCGACAGCGATTTGACGGTGGCGACGATGGGTCCAGATATGCAAGGGAAACGCGTCCTCGTGACCGGTGGTGCAGGCTTCATCGGGTCGAATCTGGCTAACTACCTCGCCGACGAGAACGACGTTCTCGCGGTGGACGACTGCTATCTCGGCACCCCCGAGAATATCGACGACGCCGTCGAGTTCCACGACGCAAGCGTGCTGGACGACGACCTGCCGACCGAAGATGTGGACGTGCTGTTCCACCTCGCGGCGCTGTCGTCGCTCACCATGCACGAGGACAGCATCGAAGGTCTCCGACAGGGTGCGCGCGTCAACGTCGAAGGTTTCGCCAACACCGTCGAACAAGTCAGGCAGGACGGCTGTGACACTGTCGTCTACGCCTCGACATCGTCGATCTACGGGAGTCGGACCGACCCCTCGCCCGAGAGTATGGACGTGGAGGCCCGTACGGGCTACGAGGC
This genomic stretch from Halorussus pelagicus harbors:
- a CDS encoding DHH family phosphoesterase is translated as MTSTADSGEVVVYDLDPACTLEDVSEGNYYHATVNGVVDYGVFVDLSESVSGLAHESNYEGSYAVGDDLVVELTEIRENGDLSFDPVELDDYETVEVGHDYDISDAGDLSDAVGETVHLEGEIVQIKQTGGPTIFHVSDETGVVPCAAFEEAGVRAYPEVEIDDVVRVTGQVDERGNSLQVEVDSLDVLTDGEADDVRERLSAALDERAQPHETEPLVEWPALTQMFPDLEEVARQLRRTVLESRPIRVRHHADGDGMCASIPVQYALEQFIEETHQDPEAKRHLFKRLPSKAPFYEMEDVTRDLNFALEDQARHGQKLPLLLMLDNGSTAEDVPAYKNLAHYDIPIVVVDHHHPDPEAVEPYVDNHVNPYLYDEDYRITTGMMCVELARMIWPPITEELRHVPAVAGLCDRSKADAMTDYVELAESEGYEEAFLRDVGEALDYEAHWLKYDAGRNLINDVLNVGNGDGDERHRELVSFLSETAESEVEDQLDAAMPHVEHERLESDANLYRIDVENHAHRFTYPAPGKTTGEIHDRKVQETGEPVITIGYGPDFAVLRSDGVRLDIPEMVTELNEEIVGGGVSGGGHLVVGSIKFVPGMREEVLDALVEKMADAELDEALQSTTVGHEQDD
- a CDS encoding Rrf2 family transcriptional regulator; protein product: MSTIELTASQKKILRALVDLHRETEDAVKGEDIADEVDRNPGTIRNQMQSLKALQLVEGVPGPKGGYKPTANAFDALGVQNMDQEAEVPIALDGELLEDLNVEEIDLASVHHPELCRAEIHVRGSVGQFHEGDSVRVGPTPLSKLVIHGSVDGKDDTNNILILKLESMEAPAEEPEH
- a CDS encoding phospholipase D-like domain-containing protein, translating into MSSSRALTPTLLAAVLLVVVAPAAIPAAPAGATAESPVNHGVTAAANDAMTATGTPEIVSLYPNPVADEDAGEFVVLQIPDRTNLSAWALADGEATVSLPNATVSGRVAVSTAPEFARNLTDARVLALDGHFSLANGGETVRLVRGNRTIGSVTYENAPESERWHRTTGDDRWRWTPLGATDFGVARTGPTEARAFVLPDAPNVPVETLRSADRRILLAGYSFASPRVADLLADAASRGVSVRVLVDGAPVGGLTRRSAKILDSLVARGVEVRVLGGPRARYDFHHPKYAVADDRALVLTENWKPSGTGGHANRGWGAVVRSEAAAGRLAEVFEADADYRGAKSWSEFRRGESFTPADGTPANETYPSKVTPSNITVASSSVLVAPDNAEDALLDRLDAADESIRVQQVSVGGRRHSLLRATLRAARRGVEVDVLLSSAWYVKEDNEKLVKWLNGRAEREDLPLDARLADPRGRYEKIHAKGVVVDGETAVVGSLNWNNNSARENREVAVLLHGEEAGAYYADAFDADWEASAGEGGYGGSNRVPVGLLAAVAIGAVVAILVAKREVVFEKRR
- a CDS encoding Mov34/MPN/PAD-1 family protein — translated: MRLFRSSEILGIAEDAMQFALAASEDAHPHEYMGFLRGEDARSLGLERDGTVITDVLVIPGTETNSVSATVKTSQVPNDFNSVGSVHSHPNGVLKPSKEDLATFGRGKVHIIIGYPYERGDWQAFDREGEPRDLDVLDVSLPEGESFFDFTQADIDAELDYNFDEDADAP
- a CDS encoding adenylyltransferase/cytidyltransferase family protein, whose amino-acid sequence is MTHVIAQGTFDILHPGHVHYLRDARAFGDRLTVIVARRENVTHKAPPILPNRQRRDMVAALDPVDDARVGHPDDIFAPIEELDPDVIALGHDQHHDAAAIEDELARRGIDCEVRRASPLDPAYEGELLSTGHIIDRIVEQRDGE
- a CDS encoding NAD(P)/FAD-dependent oxidoreductase, which produces MTEKVVVVGAGYAGAGAVQSLEDELEHADVELTWISENNYHLVLHEAHRVIRDPRVEDDITIPVGDIASPSTRFVQARVESVDTDDQTVELDGDDAVEYDYLVVGIGSQTAYYGIPGMEENALTLKSLDDAHEIHQQVKDAASTASRNDPAKVVIGGAGLSGIQSAGEVAEYRDEHRAPIDIYLVEALEEIMPGQDSELQGTVRRHLEEADVEILTDDPITEADEDAIHFDEGDPLDYDVFVWTGGITGQDALDDTDLDNEHNRVTSESTFQTSDENVFAIGDSAIIDQGENPAPPTAQAAWQAAEVVGENIARAINDQPLETWSYEDKGTLISIGETAVAHDVQAGGVSVPFRTFNSYPAKFLKKAVAARWIADVSSLPRALKAWDSL